The genomic region GAGCGTGGCGGTGATGGTCCTCACCAGCCTCATCACCTTCTTCCTCCCGTTCTTCAACGGGCTGCTCGGAGGCGCGCTCGGTGGCTATCACGCGGGGCGGATGAAGCGCGCGCTCGCGGCGGGCGTGGTCAGCTCGGTGGCCGTGCCGGCCGTGATCGCCTTCCTCTCCGTCATGAGCGAGCAGCCGGGGCTGCACTTCCTGATGGGGCTGACCTTCCAGGAGTGGCTCATCGCGCACGTCGCCGGCACGCTCATCGGCGCCGCGGGCGGAGCCTTCTCCCGGCCGCGCATCACCGACCGTGAGCTGTATGGCCGGCGCTTCGCCTGACGTCAGCTCGGCTCGCCCCCAAGGGAGAGGCGGCACGCCTGGGGGCTCTCGATGAGGGCTCCCTCCACTCAGCGGCTTTCCTGATGGCTCTCATCGGTCGAGCTTCCACTGCTGGAAAAGCGACACGTTGAGCCAAGGATTCGGCGGATAAGCCGCCGGCGCACGGCGCCGTGCGCCAGATGCAGTGGCATCTCCAGAGCCTGTTCGCTACGAAGGGTACGCTCGTCTCCTCACCGACACATCTCGATGCTCTCCAGGGTTCACGCTCTCCAGGAAGACCACTCCCGGTTGCGGGCGCTGCTTCGCAACTGCGAGGGTGCCAGCCCACGCGATTTCGAGAACACCCTCCGCCGCCTGGAGGAGATCCTCGTCCCGCACCACAAGGCCAAGCTGGCGCTCTACGAGGACTCCGTCCGTGCCTACCAGCAGGCGGGCGACAAGATGAACGTCTCGGTCCTCAGCATCTTCCGGACCAACATGAACGTGACGGCCATGGCCATCCTGGGCTTCCTGCGCGCGCCGGACCCGGAGCCCGAGCGGGCCCGGCAGCGCTTCCAGACGGTGGCCTCGACGCTGCGCTCCATGCTCGACACCGAGGAGAGGGTCGTCTTCCCGCTGTGCTCACGCTGCACCCAGCCCGCGGGAGCGCTGCGATGAGCGATAAGCTCCCCACGGACCTGTCCTCGCTGGATGACCGCTCGCGGCTGAACACCTTCGAGGGAGCGCTGCTCGACCGGGCGCCGGACCCGGAGCTGGAGCGGCTGGTGACCCGAGCGGTGGAGCTGAGCGGCTTCCCCATCGCGCTGGTGAGCCTGGTGGTGGATCAGATCCAGTTCTTCCGAGCCCACGTAGGGCTGCCGCCGGACCTCACGGCCTCGCTCGCCACCGATCGCTGCACCTCGTTCTGCCAGTTCGTGGTGGCGGGGGACTCGCCGCTGCGCGTCGAGGACGCCACGCGGGAACCGGCGCTGCCGACGGATCTGGTGGAGCGCTACGGCATCCGCGCGTACGTGGGCTTTCCGCTGCGCGTGAAGGGCAAGACGGTGGGCTCGTTCTGCGTCATCGACGTGAAGCCCGGACGGCTGGGGCCGGAGCAGCTCGAGGAGCTCTCCGAGCTGGCCCAGGCCGCGAGCGCCCGGCTGGAGTCGCTCGCCGGCAGGTGGGCGCCGCCCAGGGACGCGCGCGAGGAGCAGTCCCACAAGGCCTGGATGGCGGTGGCGGAGTCCCAGTCCCTCGTGAGCCTGAGCGAGCAGTTCGCCTCGGGCCGGCTCAGCTTCGAGGAGTTCCAGCGAGGGCTCGGCGCGCTGGCCACGCTCGCCGGAGCGCTGGAGCCCAAGCGCTGAGCGCCCGCCGTCAGTCGAAGTGGAAGTAGGCGGCGAAGTCCGGAGTGCCCTTGCGGCGCTTGCCGCCAAGCTCCACCTGCGGCGGGTAGTTGGCCAGGATGCTCGCGGTGTCCGGCTCGTCCCGGAAGCCGAGCGGCACGGGCAGGTGCTCGCGGATGCCGGGCAGCCCGGCGACCTCTCCCAGGAAGCGCGGCAGGGTGCGCGGGTCCACCAGCTGGCCCGCGATGAGGTCCAGCTTCGGCGCCTCGGCGATGGCGTCGATCAGCGCGTCCCGCTCCGCGCCCTCCAGCCGGTAGGCCTTGAAGACGCGCTGCAGCGACAGGCCCACGGCGAACGCGGTGAGCGTCAGGTGCACGGGGTTGGTGCCCAGATGATCGTCCCCGTAGGCGCGCCACACGAAGCCGCTGGCGCTCTGCACCCACAGGCCGTGGACGTTCTCCTCGTCATGCATCTTCCGGGTGGGCAGCGCGCCGGACAGGCCCACCAGCCCGTCTCTCGGCACGCGCAGGTGACCGGAGGCGAAGGCGTCGGTGAGGAAGTGGTCGGCGAAGGCGTTGCGCACCAGCGCGGCGTCCAGGTCCCTGTCGAGCGCCAGCATCAGCGCCTCCGCGTGGT from Hyalangium gracile harbors:
- a CDS encoding hemerythrin domain-containing protein; its protein translation is MLSRVHALQEDHSRLRALLRNCEGASPRDFENTLRRLEEILVPHHKAKLALYEDSVRAYQQAGDKMNVSVLSIFRTNMNVTAMAILGFLRAPDPEPERARQRFQTVASTLRSMLDTEERVVFPLCSRCTQPAGALR
- a CDS encoding GAF domain-containing protein, which produces MSDKLPTDLSSLDDRSRLNTFEGALLDRAPDPELERLVTRAVELSGFPIALVSLVVDQIQFFRAHVGLPPDLTASLATDRCTSFCQFVVAGDSPLRVEDATREPALPTDLVERYGIRAYVGFPLRVKGKTVGSFCVIDVKPGRLGPEQLEELSELAQAASARLESLAGRWAPPRDAREEQSHKAWMAVAESQSLVSLSEQFASGRLSFEEFQRGLGALATLAGALEPKR